A region of Streptomyces paludis DNA encodes the following proteins:
- a CDS encoding MMPL family transporter — MSTLLYRLGRFAYRRKWSVIGVWSVLLLAMIAAALGLMKPFTPSTAIPGTEAQRTLDIVRVEFPGDESHLTGSIVFRAPRGETLTTGDAARVVRRTVSATADVPGVRSATAPAAAAGTLSADGRTGIATLTFTTEKDAALPEATERGIERIAAEARRSGLTAEAGGDAFSKAEVKVMGPGEAVGVLIALGVLVVVFRSLRAALIPIATALVGVAVGVLGLLSLTSVVTMDSTSVILAVMLGLAVGIDYALFIVSRHQTQVRAGMDPEESTGLATGTAGGAVVFAGATVVIALAALSVVNIPFLTVMGLGAAATVVVSVLIAVTLLPAVLGLMGHTIANSTVPVLRRATERAERRAADPARRPDAGRRWAAMVARRRWTVLVLSLLGLGILAVPAADLRLGLGGTQDSGTSAARAQQLVDDGFGPGHSGTLVVLVRGDRPAVVPAAERMADVVRDLPGVASVSPAVLAESGGAVLLGVTPASGPETEATKRVLAEIRHARGSVEERTGTAIDVTGTTAVNIDVVNKLSAALPVYCLLVMGLALVLLIVVFRSLAVPLKAALGFLLSLGASLGSLVAVFQWGWLSGPLGIEETGPVLSFLPMLLVGILFGLAMDYEVFLVSRMREEYTHGRPPLEAMVRGFGHGAKVVTAAALIMIAVFGSFVFAEMRVIKGMGFALGIGVLLDAFVVRMTLVPAVMAILGRGAWWLPRFLRRALPDMDIEGERLVSGLTSGSGPDRGPRQAAGGDPRAAAKAGSGAGRS; from the coding sequence GTGTCCACCCTGCTGTACCGCCTGGGCCGTTTCGCCTACCGGCGCAAATGGTCCGTCATCGGTGTCTGGTCCGTACTGCTGCTCGCCATGATCGCGGCGGCCCTCGGTCTGATGAAGCCGTTCACCCCCTCGACGGCCATCCCCGGCACCGAGGCCCAGCGCACCCTCGACATCGTGCGAGTGGAGTTCCCCGGCGACGAGTCCCACCTCACCGGCAGCATCGTCTTCCGCGCCCCGCGCGGCGAGACCCTCACCACCGGAGACGCGGCCCGCGTCGTACGGCGAACGGTCAGTGCGACCGCGGACGTTCCGGGCGTACGGTCGGCCACCGCGCCCGCCGCCGCGGCCGGCACGCTCTCGGCCGACGGACGCACGGGCATCGCCACACTCACCTTCACCACCGAGAAGGACGCCGCCCTGCCCGAGGCCACCGAACGGGGAATCGAGCGGATCGCCGCCGAAGCCCGCCGGTCGGGGCTGACCGCGGAGGCCGGCGGTGACGCCTTCTCCAAGGCCGAGGTCAAGGTGATGGGACCCGGGGAGGCCGTGGGCGTGCTCATCGCCCTGGGCGTTCTGGTCGTCGTCTTCCGCTCACTGCGCGCCGCCCTCATACCGATCGCCACCGCGCTCGTCGGAGTGGCCGTGGGTGTCCTCGGCCTGCTGAGCCTCACCAGCGTCGTCACCATGGACAGCACATCGGTGATCCTCGCCGTGATGCTCGGCCTGGCCGTGGGCATCGACTACGCCCTGTTCATCGTCTCCCGGCACCAGACCCAGGTCAGGGCGGGCATGGACCCGGAGGAGTCGACCGGTCTCGCCACCGGCACGGCCGGCGGAGCGGTCGTCTTCGCGGGCGCCACCGTCGTGATCGCCCTCGCCGCGCTCTCCGTGGTGAACATCCCCTTCCTCACCGTCATGGGACTGGGCGCCGCGGCGACGGTCGTGGTCTCGGTACTGATCGCCGTCACGCTGCTGCCCGCCGTACTGGGCCTGATGGGGCACACCATCGCCAACAGCACGGTTCCGGTGCTGCGCCGCGCCACCGAGCGCGCCGAGCGGCGTGCCGCCGACCCGGCACGCCGGCCGGACGCGGGCCGGCGCTGGGCGGCCATGGTGGCCCGCCGCCGCTGGACCGTCCTCGTCCTCTCTCTGCTGGGCCTGGGCATCCTGGCCGTCCCGGCGGCGGACCTGCGACTCGGTCTCGGCGGCACACAGGATTCCGGCACCTCCGCCGCCCGGGCGCAGCAGCTCGTGGACGACGGATTCGGCCCCGGCCACAGCGGCACCCTGGTCGTACTGGTGCGGGGCGACAGGCCGGCGGTCGTCCCGGCCGCCGAGCGGATGGCCGACGTGGTGAGGGATCTGCCGGGCGTGGCCTCCGTGTCCCCCGCGGTCCTCGCGGAGTCCGGCGGGGCGGTGCTGCTCGGCGTCACGCCCGCCAGCGGCCCGGAGACCGAGGCCACCAAGCGGGTGCTGGCCGAGATCCGGCACGCCCGGGGCTCCGTGGAGGAGCGAACGGGCACGGCCATCGACGTCACCGGCACCACCGCCGTCAACATCGATGTCGTGAACAAGCTCTCCGCCGCCCTGCCCGTCTACTGCCTGCTGGTGATGGGCCTGGCGCTGGTCCTGCTCATCGTCGTCTTCCGCTCTCTCGCGGTACCGCTGAAGGCCGCCCTGGGCTTCCTGCTGTCCCTCGGCGCCTCGCTGGGCTCGCTGGTCGCGGTCTTCCAGTGGGGCTGGCTCTCCGGTCCGCTCGGCATCGAGGAAACGGGCCCGGTGCTCAGTTTCCTGCCGATGCTGCTGGTGGGGATCCTCTTCGGTCTCGCCATGGACTACGAGGTGTTCCTCGTCTCCCGGATGAGGGAGGAGTACACCCACGGAAGGCCGCCGCTGGAGGCCATGGTCCGCGGGTTCGGGCACGGTGCGAAGGTGGTCACCGCCGCCGCCCTGATCATGATCGCGGTGTTCGGTTCGTTCGTCTTCGCCGAGATGCGGGTCATCAAGGGCATGGGCTTCGCACTCGGCATCGGGGTGCTGCTGGACGCCTTCGTGGTGCGGATGACGCTCGTGCCCGCCGTCATGGCGATCCTGGGCCGCGGTGCGTGGTGGCTGCCCCGCTTCCTTCGGCGGGCCCTGCCGGACATGGACATCGAGGGCGAGCGGCTGGTGAGCGGGCTGACATCGGGGTCCGGCCCGGACCGGGGACCGCGGCAGGCGGCCGGCGGTGACCCGAGAGCCGCCGCGAAGGCCGGTTCGGGGGCCGGGCGGTCCTGA
- a CDS encoding response regulator transcription factor, which translates to MTDRASEGAARAQPRLGRLLVVDDEPAILDTVGRFLRFIGYEVRTAATAKGALSESRDFLPELILLDIMLPDGDGIEVMRRLRADGLPQAVVFLTARDTREDLVKALTAGGDDYITKPFGLDEVAARIGAVLRRTRRPGPEASLLRVADLELDTPTRSVRRADTPVDLSPTEFRLLRYLMLHSGRVVPRAQLLDHVWSYDFNGDDTVVATYISYLRRKLDALGPPLIHTRRGVGYTIREPGC; encoded by the coding sequence ATGACGGATCGGGCCTCCGAGGGCGCCGCGCGAGCACAGCCACGGCTCGGGCGGTTGCTGGTGGTCGACGACGAGCCGGCGATCCTGGACACGGTCGGCCGTTTCCTGCGGTTCATCGGTTACGAGGTCCGTACGGCGGCCACGGCGAAGGGGGCCCTGTCCGAGTCCCGCGACTTCCTGCCCGAGCTGATCCTGCTGGACATCATGCTGCCGGACGGCGACGGCATCGAGGTGATGCGACGGCTGCGCGCCGACGGTCTCCCGCAGGCGGTGGTCTTCCTCACCGCCCGCGACACCCGCGAGGACCTGGTCAAGGCACTCACCGCGGGCGGTGACGACTACATCACCAAACCCTTCGGGCTCGACGAGGTCGCCGCCCGGATCGGCGCCGTGCTGCGCCGCACCCGTAGGCCCGGGCCCGAAGCCTCCCTCCTGCGGGTCGCCGACCTCGAACTCGACACGCCCACCCGCTCCGTACGGCGCGCGGACACACCCGTCGACCTCTCCCCCACCGAGTTCCGGCTGCTGCGGTATCTGATGCTGCACAGCGGGCGGGTCGTGCCCCGGGCGCAACTCCTCGACCATGTCTGGTCGTACGACTTCAACGGCGACGACACCGTGGTCGCCACGTACATCAGCTATCTGCGCCGCAAGCTCGACGCGCTCGGACCGCCCCTGATCCACACCCGGCGGGGCGTCGGCTACACCATCCGGGAGCCGGGGTGCTGA
- the hydA gene encoding dihydropyrimidinase — MSSSTRTLIRGGLVITAADEIHADVLIEDGRIVALAAHGSGPAESWTAGRTIDATGKYVIPGGVDAHTHMEMPFGGTFAADTFETGTRAAAWGGTTTIVDFAIQSPGRSLREGLDAWFAKADGRCAIDYGFHMIMADVNEGSLKEMDLLVQEGITSFKLFMAYPGVFYSDDGQILRAMQRASSNGGLIMMHAENGIAIDVLVEQALAAGRTDPRYHGEVRKVLLEAEATHRAIQLARVADAPLYVVHVSAEEAVAELAAARDKGLPVFGETCPQYLFLSTDNLAEPDFEGAKYVCSTPLRPRDHQDALWRGLRTDDLQVVSTDHCPFCFTGQKEMGRGDFSKIPNGLPGVENRMDLLHQAVVEGKLSRRRWIDIACAAPARMFGLYPRKGTIAPGADADVVIYDPHTEQTVSAETHHMAVDYSAYEGKRLTGRVESVLSRGELVIDRREFTGRAGHGQYTPRSTCQYLT, encoded by the coding sequence ATGAGCAGCAGTACCCGCACCCTGATCCGCGGCGGTCTCGTCATCACCGCCGCCGACGAGATCCACGCCGATGTCCTGATCGAGGACGGCCGGATCGTCGCCCTCGCCGCCCACGGCTCCGGCCCCGCCGAGAGCTGGACCGCGGGCCGGACGATCGACGCCACCGGCAAGTACGTCATCCCGGGCGGTGTCGACGCGCACACCCATATGGAGATGCCGTTCGGCGGGACCTTCGCCGCCGACACCTTCGAGACCGGCACCCGGGCGGCGGCCTGGGGCGGCACCACCACCATCGTCGACTTCGCCATCCAGTCCCCGGGCCGGTCGCTGCGCGAGGGCCTGGACGCCTGGTTCGCCAAGGCCGACGGCCGGTGCGCCATCGACTACGGCTTCCACATGATCATGGCCGATGTCAACGAGGGCTCCCTCAAGGAGATGGATCTTCTCGTTCAGGAGGGAATTACCTCCTTCAAGCTCTTCATGGCCTATCCGGGGGTCTTCTACAGCGACGACGGCCAGATCCTGCGGGCCATGCAGCGCGCCTCGTCCAACGGCGGGCTGATCATGATGCACGCCGAGAACGGCATCGCGATCGATGTCCTCGTCGAGCAGGCCCTGGCCGCCGGCCGTACCGATCCCCGCTACCACGGCGAGGTACGGAAGGTGCTGCTGGAGGCCGAGGCCACCCACCGCGCGATCCAGCTCGCCCGGGTCGCGGACGCCCCGCTGTACGTGGTGCATGTGTCGGCGGAGGAGGCCGTGGCCGAACTGGCCGCCGCCCGGGACAAGGGACTCCCGGTCTTCGGCGAGACCTGTCCGCAGTACCTCTTCCTCTCCACCGACAACCTCGCCGAACCGGACTTCGAGGGCGCCAAGTACGTCTGCTCCACCCCGCTGCGGCCCAGGGACCACCAGGACGCGCTGTGGCGCGGGCTGCGCACCGACGATCTCCAGGTGGTCTCCACGGACCACTGCCCGTTCTGCTTCACGGGGCAGAAGGAGATGGGCCGCGGTGACTTCTCGAAGATTCCCAACGGGCTGCCCGGGGTGGAGAACCGGATGGATCTGCTCCACCAGGCCGTGGTCGAGGGGAAGTTGAGCCGCCGCCGCTGGATCGACATCGCCTGCGCCGCCCCGGCCCGGATGTTCGGCCTCTACCCGCGCAAGGGCACCATCGCGCCCGGCGCCGACGCCGATGTCGTCATCTACGACCCGCACACCGAGCAGACGGTGTCCGCCGAGACCCATCACATGGCCGTCGACTACTCCGCCTACGAGGGCAAGCGCCTCACCGGCCGGGTGGAGTCCGTGCTCTCCCGGGGCGAACTCGTCATCGACCGGCGGGAGTTCACCGGCCGGGCCGGACACGGCCAGTACACCCCCCGCTCGACCTGTCAGTACCTCACCTGA
- a CDS encoding SGNH/GDSL hydrolase family protein — protein sequence MTDPGSFMRYVAIGDSLSEGLGDPSPSGGHRGWADRLAEILAARRPGLTYANLAVRGKSAAQIRAEQLGPALALKPDLVTVTAGMNDLVRSGFDAASVVADIEEMFVGLTASGARVAVMTFPDPGRISPLARRMLPRVVDLNARLRAAAERHGVTVLDVFPHPVTTDPRLWSADRLHTSPLGHARIASGMAHVLGLTGHGGWNDPLPPRPPVSALGAVRTEVRWVLGFLGPWLWRRLRGRSSGDGCSAKRPEPGPVTPPV from the coding sequence ATGACGGATCCTGGCTCCTTCATGCGCTATGTGGCCATCGGCGACAGCCTGTCGGAGGGCCTCGGTGACCCGTCCCCCTCGGGCGGCCACCGCGGCTGGGCCGACCGGCTCGCGGAGATACTCGCGGCGCGCCGGCCCGGCCTCACCTACGCCAACCTCGCCGTGCGCGGGAAGTCCGCCGCGCAGATCAGGGCCGAGCAACTCGGTCCCGCGCTGGCGCTGAAGCCGGATCTCGTGACGGTGACGGCGGGCATGAACGATCTGGTGCGGTCCGGTTTCGACGCCGCTTCGGTGGTCGCCGACATCGAGGAGATGTTCGTCGGCCTCACCGCGTCGGGCGCTCGTGTCGCCGTCATGACCTTCCCGGATCCGGGCAGGATCTCGCCTCTCGCACGCCGGATGCTCCCGCGTGTCGTCGACCTCAACGCCCGGCTGCGCGCCGCCGCGGAACGGCACGGTGTGACGGTCCTGGACGTCTTCCCGCACCCGGTCACGACCGATCCCCGCTTGTGGAGCGCCGACAGGCTGCACACCAGCCCGCTCGGGCACGCGCGCATCGCCTCGGGCATGGCGCATGTCCTCGGACTGACCGGCCACGGCGGCTGGAACGACCCGCTGCCGCCGCGACCGCCCGTCTCCGCTCTCGGAGCCGTGCGTACCGAAGTGCGCTGGGTCCTGGGCTTCCTGGGGCCGTGGCTCTGGCGGCGCCTGCGCGGACGCTCCTCGGGCGACGGGTGCTCGGCGAAGCGGCCCGAACCCGGACCGGTGACACCGCCCGTCTGA
- a CDS encoding MIP/aquaporin family protein has translation MTGAGDIFLSELMGTATLLLLGCGVVANVVLARTKGFNGGFLMINFGWGLAVFAGVYVAYKSGAHLNPAVTVGLLSAGQSLGGALHVLAYLGGQFLGAFVGAALAWAAYRDHFDDPESDPGAKLAVFSTGPAIPRRLSNFVTEFIATFVLVFVVVAFGRTPSGLGPLAVALLVVGIGASLGGPTGYAINPARDLAPRLAHALLPIKNKGGSDWSYAWIPVVAPLAGGAVAGLLAHGTGFI, from the coding sequence ATGACCGGTGCCGGGGACATCTTCCTCAGCGAACTCATGGGCACCGCCACCCTGTTGCTCCTGGGCTGTGGTGTCGTCGCCAATGTCGTCCTCGCCAGGACCAAGGGCTTCAACGGCGGCTTCCTGATGATCAACTTCGGCTGGGGCCTCGCGGTGTTCGCCGGTGTGTACGTGGCCTACAAGTCCGGGGCCCATCTCAACCCCGCCGTCACCGTCGGACTGCTCTCCGCCGGACAGAGCCTGGGCGGCGCGCTGCATGTACTGGCCTATCTGGGCGGGCAGTTCCTCGGGGCGTTCGTCGGCGCCGCGCTCGCCTGGGCCGCGTACCGCGACCACTTCGACGACCCGGAGTCCGACCCGGGCGCCAAGCTCGCGGTCTTCTCCACCGGGCCGGCCATCCCGCGCCGGCTGTCCAACTTCGTGACGGAGTTCATCGCGACCTTCGTCCTGGTCTTCGTCGTCGTGGCCTTCGGCCGCACCCCCTCGGGACTGGGGCCGCTCGCGGTGGCCCTGCTGGTCGTCGGGATCGGCGCGTCCCTGGGCGGCCCCACGGGCTACGCCATCAACCCGGCCCGCGACCTCGCCCCGCGCCTCGCCCACGCCCTGCTGCCCATCAAGAACAAGGGCGGCAGCGACTGGAGTTACGCGTGGATACCGGTGGTCGCCCCGCTGGCGGGCGGCGCGGTGGCCGGCCTGCTCGCCCACGGGACGGGCTTCATATAG
- a CDS encoding TIGR03842 family LLM class F420-dependent oxidoreductase — protein sequence MDFGLVLQTDPPASAVVDLMQRAERNGFRYGWTFDSAVLWQEPFVIYSQILAHTEKLVVGPMVTNPGTRTWEVTASTFATLNDMYGNRTVCGIGRGDSAMRVAGRAPNTLARLGEAMGAIRDLAEGREAEVGGSPIRIPWIRDGKLPVWMAAYGPKALALAGEKADGFILQLADPYLTEWMVKAVRQAAVAAGRDPDAITICVAAPAYVGDDLAHARDQCRWFGGMVGNHVADLVSRYGEHSSMVPEELTAYVKSRQGYDYSHHGRAGNPSADFVPDEIVDRFCLLGPAEAHIEKLRALRDLGVDQFAVYAMHDAREAVIDAYGQHIIPALDA from the coding sequence ATGGACTTCGGACTCGTTCTCCAGACCGACCCGCCCGCCTCGGCGGTCGTCGATCTCATGCAGCGCGCGGAGCGCAACGGCTTCCGGTACGGCTGGACCTTCGACTCGGCCGTGCTCTGGCAGGAGCCGTTCGTCATCTACAGCCAGATCCTGGCCCACACGGAGAAGCTGGTTGTGGGCCCGATGGTCACCAACCCGGGCACCCGGACCTGGGAGGTGACCGCCTCCACCTTCGCCACGCTCAACGACATGTACGGCAACCGCACGGTGTGCGGGATCGGACGCGGCGACTCCGCGATGCGGGTCGCCGGGCGCGCGCCCAACACACTGGCCCGGCTGGGCGAGGCGATGGGCGCGATCCGGGATCTGGCGGAGGGCCGGGAGGCCGAGGTCGGCGGCAGCCCGATCCGTATTCCGTGGATCCGGGACGGGAAACTGCCGGTCTGGATGGCGGCGTACGGCCCGAAGGCGCTCGCGCTGGCGGGCGAGAAGGCCGACGGGTTCATCCTCCAGCTCGCCGACCCCTACCTCACGGAGTGGATGGTCAAGGCGGTCCGCCAGGCCGCCGTGGCGGCGGGCCGGGACCCGGACGCGATCACGATCTGCGTGGCGGCCCCCGCGTACGTCGGCGACGACCTCGCGCACGCCCGCGACCAGTGCCGCTGGTTCGGCGGGATGGTCGGCAACCATGTCGCCGACCTGGTCTCCCGCTACGGCGAGCACTCCTCGATGGTCCCCGAGGAGCTGACCGCGTACGTCAAGTCCCGTCAGGGGTACGACTACAGCCACCACGGCCGGGCCGGGAACCCGTCCGCCGACTTCGTCCCCGACGAGATCGTCGACCGCTTCTGCCTGCTGGGCCCGGCCGAGGCCCATATCGAGAAGCTGCGGGCCCTGCGCGACCTCGGCGTCGACCAGTTCGCCGTGTACGCCATGCACGACGCCCGGGAGGCCGTCATCGACGCGTACGGACAGCACATCATCCCCGCACTCGACGCATGA
- a CDS encoding sensor histidine kinase encodes MRTRLSVVVTALCAGAMATTAFTWVVSGDPAMIVLVEIAGLTGVALVSTAVVRRELRPLERAAETADAIAAGDFAQRLAAAGSAPTTEAGRLAEALNAMLDQIHAALAAREQSEDRMRQFVADASHELRTPLQSLRGYAELYQSGALPDRAAVDDAVARMLSEIHRMTRLVESLLMLARFDVAEEADREVVDLSRLVRDCCLDAAAVEPSRPAEARVEPGVTVLGDEAQLRSLLGNLLGNVRMHTPADTPCRVSLSTSGSEVLLRVEDFGPGIPHESRTRVFDRFYRAGKGRSRADGGSGLGLAIVAAITDLHRGRIRLDSVPGRGTRVDVFLRTHR; translated from the coding sequence TTGCGCACGCGCCTGAGCGTGGTCGTCACGGCGCTGTGCGCGGGCGCCATGGCCACCACCGCGTTCACCTGGGTCGTCAGCGGCGACCCCGCCATGATCGTGCTGGTGGAAATCGCCGGGCTGACCGGTGTGGCCCTGGTGAGCACCGCCGTCGTACGGCGGGAACTGCGGCCGCTGGAGCGGGCGGCGGAAACCGCCGACGCCATCGCCGCCGGCGACTTCGCCCAGCGGCTGGCCGCGGCCGGCTCCGCGCCCACCACGGAGGCCGGGCGCCTCGCCGAGGCGCTCAACGCGATGCTCGACCAGATCCATGCCGCGCTCGCCGCCCGTGAACAGTCCGAGGACCGGATGCGCCAGTTCGTGGCCGATGCCTCGCACGAACTGCGCACACCGCTCCAGTCCCTGCGCGGATACGCGGAGTTGTACCAGAGCGGCGCCCTGCCGGACCGGGCCGCGGTGGACGACGCGGTGGCGCGCATGCTCTCCGAGATCCATCGCATGACACGGCTGGTCGAGTCGCTGCTGATGCTCGCCCGGTTCGATGTGGCGGAGGAGGCGGACCGGGAGGTGGTGGACCTGAGCCGGCTCGTACGCGACTGCTGCCTCGACGCCGCGGCCGTGGAGCCGTCACGTCCGGCCGAGGCGCGCGTCGAGCCGGGCGTGACGGTCCTGGGGGACGAGGCCCAGCTGCGGAGCCTGCTCGGGAACCTGCTGGGCAACGTCCGTATGCACACCCCGGCGGACACACCCTGCCGTGTCTCCCTGAGCACGTCGGGCAGCGAGGTGCTGCTGCGGGTGGAGGACTTCGGCCCAGGTATTCCGCACGAGTCCCGCACCCGCGTCTTCGACCGCTTCTACCGCGCCGGCAAGGGCCGCAGCCGGGCCGACGGCGGCAGCGGACTGGGCCTGGCCATCGTGGCCGCGATCACGGACCTGCACCGCGGCCGGATCCGCCTCGACAGCGTCCCCGGCCGCGGCACCCGGGTGGACGTCTTTCTGCGCACCCACCGGTGA
- a CDS encoding aspartate aminotransferase family protein, whose protein sequence is MSELHARHRAVLPEWLALYYQDPIEITHGEGRHVWDADGNRYLDFFGGILTTMTAHALPEVTKAVSEQAGRIIHSSTLYLNRPMVELAERIAGLSGIPDARVFFTTSGTEANDTALLLATAYRGSQQILAMRNSYHGRSFSTVSITGNRGWSPTGLSPLQTLYVHGAVRNRGPYAGLTDERYIEACVEDLEDLLGHVRTPAALIAEPIQGVGGFTAPPDGLYAAFREVLDRHGILWISDEVQTGWGRTGEHFWGWQAHAQNGPPDILTFAKGIGNGMSIGGVVARADIMNCLDANSLSTFGGSPVTMAAGLANLSYLLEHDLQGNARRVGGLLIERLRAIGARVDSVREVRGRGLMIGIELTEPGTADAAPGKVAAVLEAAREGGLLIGKGGGHNTSVLRIAPPLSLTVAEAEEGAAILEQALRAL, encoded by the coding sequence ATGAGCGAGCTGCACGCCAGGCACCGCGCCGTCCTCCCCGAGTGGCTCGCGCTCTACTACCAGGACCCCATCGAGATCACCCACGGCGAGGGCCGCCATGTGTGGGACGCCGACGGCAACCGCTATCTCGACTTCTTCGGCGGCATCCTCACCACCATGACCGCCCACGCGCTCCCCGAGGTCACCAAGGCGGTGAGCGAGCAGGCCGGCCGGATCATCCACTCCTCCACGCTCTACCTCAACCGCCCCATGGTCGAACTCGCCGAGCGCATCGCCGGGTTGTCCGGCATCCCCGACGCCCGGGTCTTCTTCACCACCTCGGGCACCGAGGCCAATGACACCGCGCTGCTGCTGGCCACCGCGTACCGCGGCTCGCAGCAGATCCTGGCCATGCGCAACAGCTACCACGGCCGCTCCTTCTCCACCGTCTCGATCACCGGCAACCGCGGCTGGTCGCCCACCGGGCTCTCCCCGCTCCAGACGCTGTACGTCCACGGCGCCGTCCGCAACCGGGGCCCGTACGCCGGGCTCACCGACGAGCGGTACATCGAGGCATGCGTCGAGGACCTCGAAGACCTGCTCGGCCATGTCCGTACCCCCGCCGCGCTGATCGCCGAACCCATCCAGGGCGTCGGCGGCTTCACCGCCCCGCCCGACGGGCTGTACGCCGCGTTCCGCGAAGTCCTCGACCGGCACGGCATCCTGTGGATCAGCGACGAGGTGCAGACCGGCTGGGGCCGCACCGGCGAACACTTCTGGGGCTGGCAGGCACACGCGCAGAACGGCCCGCCGGACATCCTCACCTTCGCCAAGGGCATCGGCAACGGCATGTCCATCGGCGGGGTCGTCGCCCGCGCCGACATCATGAACTGCCTCGACGCCAACTCCCTCTCGACCTTCGGCGGCAGCCCCGTCACCATGGCCGCCGGCCTCGCCAACCTCTCGTATCTGCTGGAGCACGACCTCCAGGGCAACGCCCGCCGCGTCGGCGGACTGCTCATCGAGCGGCTGCGCGCCATCGGCGCCCGCGTCGACTCCGTACGGGAGGTACGCGGCCGGGGCCTGATGATCGGGATCGAGCTGACCGAGCCGGGGACGGCCGACGCCGCGCCCGGCAAGGTCGCGGCGGTGCTCGAAGCGGCCCGCGAGGGCGGGCTGCTGATCGGCAAGGGCGGCGGACACAACACCAGCGTGCTGCGGATCGCGCCACCGCTCTCGCTGACCGTCGCCGAGGCGGAGGAAGGCGCCGCGATCCTCGAACAGGCGTTGCGCGCACTGTAG
- a CDS encoding nitrilase-related carbon-nitrogen hydrolase — protein sequence MASVVRAALVQATWTGDTESMIAKHEEHAREAARQGAKIIGFQEVFNAPYFCQVQEPEHYRWAEPVPDGPTVSRMRELARETGMVIVVPVFEIEQSGFYYNTAAVIDADGSYLGKYRKHHIPQVKGFWEKYYFKPGNAGWPVFDTAVGRVGVYICYDRHFPEGWRQLGLNGAQIVYNPSATSRGLSSYLWQLEQPAAAVANEYFVAAINRVGQEEYGDNDFYGTSYFVDPRGQFVGDTASDKAEELVVRDLDFGLIDEVRQQWAFYRDRRPDAYEGLVRP from the coding sequence GTGGCCTCAGTCGTACGCGCCGCACTCGTCCAGGCGACCTGGACGGGTGACACCGAATCCATGATCGCGAAACACGAGGAACACGCCCGCGAGGCGGCCCGGCAGGGCGCGAAGATCATCGGCTTCCAGGAAGTCTTCAACGCGCCCTACTTCTGCCAGGTGCAGGAGCCCGAGCACTACCGGTGGGCCGAACCGGTTCCCGACGGCCCGACCGTCAGCCGGATGCGCGAGCTGGCCCGCGAGACCGGCATGGTCATCGTCGTGCCCGTCTTCGAGATCGAGCAGTCCGGCTTCTACTACAACACCGCGGCGGTCATCGACGCCGACGGCTCGTACCTCGGCAAGTACCGCAAGCACCACATCCCGCAGGTCAAGGGCTTCTGGGAGAAGTACTACTTCAAGCCCGGCAACGCCGGCTGGCCCGTCTTCGACACCGCCGTCGGCCGGGTCGGTGTCTACATCTGCTACGACCGCCACTTCCCCGAGGGCTGGCGCCAGCTCGGGCTGAACGGCGCGCAGATCGTCTACAACCCCTCCGCCACCTCGCGCGGCCTCTCCAGCTACCTCTGGCAGCTCGAACAGCCCGCCGCCGCCGTCGCCAACGAGTACTTCGTCGCCGCGATCAACCGCGTCGGCCAGGAGGAGTACGGCGACAACGACTTCTACGGCACGAGCTACTTCGTCGACCCGCGCGGCCAGTTCGTCGGCGACACCGCGAGCGACAAGGCCGAGGAACTCGTCGTCCGCGACCTCGACTTCGGCCTGATCGACGAGGTGCGCCAGCAGTGGGCGTTCTACCGGGACCGCCGCCCCGACGCGTACGAGGGACTGGTGCGGCCATGA